The proteins below come from a single Halobacillus salinarum genomic window:
- a CDS encoding DUF4867 family protein, producing MIERLKEMNPHLRLEDVRAEAFLRYGKVLDDFPLDELRAGMKELEIPERGNVYVPSEPILETRAIQSFVERKYYGGMSVQLGYCNGKNSKLGGLEYHKGSEINVAITELVMLVGHLNEVKGHRFHTQDLKAFYIPKGIAIEMYQTTLHLAPCKVHPAGFKCVVILPEGTNMELSEEEKGEDPLLFMRNKWLIAHEEHDRFVANGACIGIEGPNVEVHHFINEEEKYE from the coding sequence ATGATTGAACGATTGAAAGAAATGAATCCGCATTTGAGGCTGGAGGATGTGCGAGCGGAAGCTTTTCTTCGCTATGGAAAGGTTCTTGATGATTTTCCATTGGATGAATTACGGGCGGGGATGAAGGAGCTTGAGATTCCTGAAAGAGGGAATGTGTACGTTCCCTCGGAACCGATTCTTGAGACTCGAGCAATACAATCTTTCGTTGAACGGAAGTATTATGGGGGGATGAGTGTCCAATTAGGTTACTGCAATGGAAAGAATTCTAAGCTCGGGGGTCTTGAGTACCATAAGGGAAGTGAAATCAATGTTGCTATCACAGAACTCGTGATGCTTGTCGGCCATCTTAACGAAGTGAAAGGTCACCGTTTTCATACACAAGATTTGAAAGCGTTTTATATTCCTAAAGGAATTGCTATCGAAATGTATCAGACGACACTTCATTTAGCTCCTTGTAAAGTTCATCCAGCCGGGTTCAAGTGTGTGGTTATTTTGCCTGAAGGGACGAATATGGAACTGAGTGAAGAAGAGAAGGGAGAGGATCCGCTTTTATTTATGAGGAACAAGTGGCTTATCGCGCATGAGGAGCACGATCGGTTTGTAGCAAATGGAGCCTGTATCGGGATAGAAGGTCCGAATGTCGAGGTTCACCATTTTATTAATGAGGAGGAAAAATATGAATAG
- a CDS encoding solute:sodium symporter family transporter, whose protein sequence is MNSIIFTIVTCVFFMGLVGWISYVKSKGQVNDSDGYFLAGRGLTGGFIAGSLLLTNLSAEQLIGLNGQAYRENLSNMAWEVTAPIAIIIMALILLPKYLGGAFSTLPEFLSSRFDDGVRRYIVVLFMLGYAFVTIPSVLYSGALAVLKLFDVPGLLGISLQSSIWLTIWVIGIIGAIYAIFGGLKAVAVSDTLNGVGLLVIGLLIPILGLIALGDGNLFHGFKTLATDNAEKLNAIGSSEDSVPFSAIFTGMIFMNMFYWGTNQYVIQRALGAKNLAEGQKGVLFSGFYKLIVPLLMMIPGVIAFHLYGSNLKTVDLAYPTIVTNLMPSIFSGLFLAVLLGAVFSSFNSLLNSAATMFALDIYKPGFNPDASDEQLIRVSKFFGTILALVSFFISPMLLKAPDGLWDIIRQFTGFFNIPIIAIVLVGITSKYVPPLGAKIAVIFHVITYYMLVWGLDQLFGVTITMNFIHISAILFVIEVGIMLAVGYIRPLPEPYAVKYNPKVDMTPWKYGMSTAVVILSLIVFAYLVFSPVGLAYPEAVVSGYFWPSAIGLMVVTGFVLRLTVKRWKKKYETEEQESLEKAESL, encoded by the coding sequence ATGAATAGCATCATTTTTACCATAGTGACTTGCGTATTCTTTATGGGGCTTGTGGGCTGGATCTCGTATGTGAAGTCAAAAGGCCAAGTAAATGATTCAGACGGTTATTTTCTTGCCGGCCGCGGACTGACAGGGGGATTTATTGCCGGGAGCCTGTTATTAACCAACCTTTCTGCTGAACAATTAATTGGTTTAAATGGACAGGCTTATCGTGAGAACTTGTCAAATATGGCGTGGGAAGTAACGGCGCCAATTGCGATTATCATTATGGCTTTGATTTTACTGCCGAAGTATTTAGGAGGTGCCTTTTCTACCCTGCCGGAATTTTTAAGCAGCCGGTTTGATGACGGGGTGAGAAGATACATCGTTGTGTTATTCATGCTTGGATATGCGTTTGTCACGATTCCTTCGGTACTTTATTCCGGGGCGCTGGCGGTGTTGAAACTGTTCGATGTTCCTGGTTTGCTCGGCATTTCCTTACAATCGTCCATTTGGCTGACGATTTGGGTGATCGGGATTATTGGCGCCATCTATGCGATTTTTGGCGGTCTGAAAGCGGTCGCGGTATCGGATACGTTAAATGGAGTCGGCCTGCTTGTAATCGGATTACTTATTCCGATTCTAGGGCTCATCGCGCTAGGAGACGGCAACCTCTTCCACGGCTTCAAAACACTTGCTACAGATAATGCTGAGAAGCTGAATGCAATCGGCTCCAGTGAAGATTCTGTCCCTTTTTCTGCCATCTTTACCGGAATGATCTTCATGAATATGTTCTACTGGGGTACTAACCAGTATGTAATCCAGCGCGCACTAGGGGCAAAGAACCTGGCAGAAGGGCAGAAAGGGGTTCTGTTCTCTGGATTTTACAAGCTGATTGTTCCGCTATTAATGATGATACCGGGAGTCATCGCCTTTCATTTATACGGATCCAATTTAAAAACGGTGGATTTGGCTTACCCGACCATCGTTACGAACTTAATGCCGTCCATTTTCTCCGGACTTTTCCTGGCAGTGCTGCTTGGTGCCGTATTCTCAAGTTTTAACTCTTTACTGAACAGTGCGGCCACGATGTTTGCGTTAGACATTTACAAGCCTGGTTTTAATCCTGATGCAAGCGATGAACAATTGATCCGCGTGAGTAAGTTTTTCGGAACAATTCTGGCGCTCGTATCATTCTTTATTTCGCCAATGCTGTTAAAAGCACCGGACGGATTGTGGGACATTATCCGTCAGTTTACCGGCTTCTTTAACATTCCAATTATCGCAATTGTACTCGTCGGGATTACTTCCAAGTATGTTCCGCCATTGGGGGCAAAAATTGCCGTCATCTTTCACGTCATTACGTATTATATGCTCGTCTGGGGATTGGACCAGCTCTTTGGTGTGACCATTACGATGAACTTCATTCATATTTCTGCGATCTTATTTGTCATTGAGGTTGGCATTATGCTTGCGGTTGGCTATATCCGTCCACTCCCTGAACCTTATGCAGTTAAATATAATCCGAAGGTGGATATGACCCCATGGAAATACGGAATGTCGACCGCAGTCGTGATCTTAAGCCTGATCGTATTTGCTTACCTTGTCTTTTCGCCAGTCGGTTTAGCTTATCCTGAAGCGGTTGTATCCGGCTATTTCTGGCCTTCTGCTATTGGTCTCATGGTTGTAACCGGCTTTGTGCTGAGGCTTACTGTAAAGCGCTGGAAGAAAAAATATGAAACAGAAGAGCAGGAATCATTAGAAAAAGCGGAAAGTTTATAA